A stretch of Strix aluco isolate bStrAlu1 chromosome 16, bStrAlu1.hap1, whole genome shotgun sequence DNA encodes these proteins:
- the CTNND1 gene encoding catenin delta-1 isoform X1, which yields MDDSEVESTASILASVKEQEAQFEKLTRALEEERRHVSAQLERVRVSPQDAGPGLANGTLTRRHQNGRFLGDADLERQKYPDLKLNGPQDHSHLLYSTIPRMQDPGQIVEETYTMEEDPEGAMSVVSVETSDDGTTRRTETTVKKVVKTVTTRTVQQVPVGPDGLPLETSPITSNYVQTMDRNFRKNGNGGPGSYLSQPGTATLPRNYHYPDGYGRPYEDGYPGSDHSYGSLSRVTRIDERYRAPMDTYRAPSRQDIYGPQPQVRVGGSNMDLNHFHPEPYGLEDDQRSVGFEDVDYGLMSDYGTARRAGTPSDPRRRLRSYEDMLVDEVAPDRYYWAPLAQHERGSLASLDSLRKGGPAPGNWRQPELPEVIAMLSFRLDAVKSNAAAYLQHLCYRNDKVKTEVRKLKGIPVLVGLLDHPKKEVHYGACGALKNISFGKDQDNKIAIKNCDGVPALVRLLRKAHDMDLTEVITGTLWNLSSHDSIKMAIVDHALHALTDEVVIPRSGWEREPNEDSKPRHIEWESVLTNTAGCLRNVSSERSEARRKLRECDGLVDALIYIVQSEIGQKDSDSKLVENCVCLLRNLSYQVHREIPHAERYQETPLAPANNAGPHAASCFGAKKGKDEWFSRGKKLPEDPGADTVDFPKRTTPAKGYELLFQPEVVRIYISLLKESKTPAILEASAGAIQNLCAGSWTYGRYIRSALRQEKGLSAIADLLTHDSERVVKAASGALRNLAVDLRNKELIGKHAIPNLVKNLPGGQQTPAKNLSEDTVVSILNTINEVIVDNLEAAKKLRETQGIEKLVLINKSGNRSEREVRAAALVLQTVWGYKELRKPLEKEGWKKSDFQVNLSNASRTQGGNSFDDSTLPLIDRNQKSDKKSSREEIQMSNMGPDNYSTLNERDHSRTLDRSGDLGDMEPVKAAPLMQEEGQESQPEVEEAEEDAAMFPPMSVCPAVS from the exons ATGGACGACTCGGAAGTGGAGTCGACCGCCAGCATCCTTGCCTCTGTCAAGGAGCAGGAGGCACAGTTCGAGAAGCTGACCCGGGCGCTTGAGGAGGAACGGCGCCATGTCTCAGCTCAACTGGAACGAGTCCGGGTCTCCCCACAGGACGCCGGCCCGGGCTTGGCCAACGGCACGCTCACCCGGCGGCACCAG AACGGCCGTTTCTTGGGCGATGCTGACCTGGAAAGGCAGAAATACCCAGATCTGAAGCTCAACGGGCCACAG GACCACAGCCACCTCTTGTACAGCACGATCCCCAGGATGCAGGACCCGGGCCAGATCGTGGAGGAGACATACACCATGGAGGAGGACCCAGAAGGGGCCATGTCAGTCGTGTCTGTGGAGACATCAGACGATGGGACAACTCGGCGTACAGAGACCACG GTGAAGAAAGTGGTGAAGACTGTGACCACCCGGACAGTGCAGCAGGTGCCGGTGGGGCCTGATGGGTTGCCTTTGGAAACCTCCCCCATCACCAGCAACTACGTCCAGACCATGGACAGGAACTTCCGCAAGAATGGCAATGGGGGCCCCGGCAGCTACCTGAGCCAGCCGGGCACGGCCACCCTCCCTCGTAATTACCACTACCCCGATGGCTACGGCCGCCCCTACGAGGACGGCTACCCGGGCAGCGATCACAGCTACGGCAGCCTGTCGCGTGTCACCCGCATCGACGAGCGCTACCGGGCCCCCATGGACACCTACCGGGCCCCCAGCCGCCAGGACATCTACGGCCCCCAGCCGCAGGTGCGCGTCGGGGGCAGCAACATGGACCTCAACCACTTCCACCCCGAGCCATATGGCCTGGAGGATGACCAGCGCAGCGTGGGCTTCGAAGATGTGGACTACGGGCTTATGTCTGACTACGGCACGGCCAGGCGGGCCGGGACCCCGTCTGATCCTCGGCGGCGGCTCAG GAGTTATGAAGACATGCTGGTCGATGAGGTGGCCCCCGACCGGTACTACTGGGCTCCTCTGGCTCAGCACGAGCGGGGCAGCTTGGCTAGTCTGGACAGCCTGCGGAAGGGCGGCCCAGCCCCGGGCAACTGGCGCCAGCCAGAGCTGCCGGAGGTCATAGCCATGCTGAGCTTCCGGCTGGACGCCGTCAAGTCCAATGCAGCTGCCTACCTGCAGCACCTCTGCTACCGTAACGACAAGGTGAAGACCGAGGTGCGCAAGCTGAAGGGCATTCCCGTGCTGGTGGGATTGCTGGACCACCCCAAGAAAGAGGTGCACTATGGTGCCTGCGGAGCCCTCAAGAACATCTCCTTCGGCAAGGACCAAGACAATAAGATTGCCATCAAGAACTGCGATGGTGTACCTGCTCTGGTGCGCCTGCTGCGGAAGGCCCATGACATGGACCTCACGGAGGTCATCACAG GAACGCTGTGGAACCTGTCCTCGCACGACTCCATCAAGATGGCCATTGTGGATCACGCACTACACGCTCTGACCGATGAGGTGGTCATTCCCCGCTCGGGCTGGGAGCGGGAACCCAATGAGGACTCAAAACCCCGCCATATCGAGTGGGAGTCAGTGCTCACCAACACCGCTGGCTGCCTTAG gaATGTGAGCTCAGAGCGGAGCGAGGCCCGTCGGAAGCTGCGGGAATGTGATGGTCTGGTGGATGCCCTGATCTACATCGTCCAGTCTGAGATTGGCCAGAAGGACTCGGACAGCAAG CTGGTGGAGAACTGTGTGTGCCTGCTGAGAAACTTGTCCTACCAAGTCCACCGTGAGATCCCCCATGCAGAGCGCTACCAGGAGACCCCTCTGGCCCCCGCCAACAACGCTGGGCCCCACGCAGCGAGCTGCTTCGGTGCCAAGAAGGGCAAAG ACGAATGGTTCTCCAGAG GCAAAAAGCTCCCGGAAGACCCTGGTGCCGACACAGTGGATTTTCCCAAAAGAACAACTCCAGCCAAAG GCTATGAGCTCCTCTTCCAGCCAGAAGTGGTCCGGATATACATCTCCCTTCTAAAGGAAAGCAAGACTCCGGCTATCCTGGAGGCTTCGGCAGGAGCCATACAGAACCTGTGCGCTGGCAGCTGGACG TACGGCCGGTACATCCGCTCGGCCCTGCGCCAGGAGAAGGGGCTCTCCGCCATCGCTGACCTCCTGACCCACGACAGCGAGCGAGTGGTGAAAGCGGCCTCCGGGGCCCTGCGCAACCTGGCTGTCGACTTGCGTAACAAAGAGCTGATAG GTAAACATGCCATCCCCAACCTAGTGAAGAACCTGCCCGGAGGCCAGCAGACCCCAGCCAAAAACCTCTCTGAGGACACAGTGGTGTCAATCCTCAACACCATCAATGAAGTAATTGTGGACAACCTCGAGGCTGCCAAGAAGCTGCGGGAAACACAGGGGATTGAGAAGTTGGTGCTAATCAACAAATCTGG GAACCGCTCAGAGAGAGAAGTCCGAGCAGCCGCCCTTGTCTTGCAGACAGTCTGGGGATATAAAGAGCTGCGGAAGCCCCTCGAGAAGGAGGGCTGGAAGAAGTCAGATTTCCAG GTGAACCTGAGCAATGCGTCCCGAACCCAGGGAGGCAACTCATTTGATGACAGCACCTTGCCTCTCATCGACAGGAACCAAAAATCAG ACAAGAAGTCCTCCCGGGAAGAGATCCAGATGAGCAACATGGGACCAG aCAACTATTCCACACTCAATGAGAGGGACCACAGCAGGACACTGGACCGATCCGGTGACCTCGGAGATATGGAGCCGGTGAAGGCAGCGCCGTTGATG caggaggaggggcaGGAATCGCAGCCTGAGGtagaggaggcggaggaggatgCTGCCATGTTTCCCCCCATGTCGGTATGTCCCGCAGTGTCCTGA
- the CTNND1 gene encoding catenin delta-1 isoform X3 — MDDSEVESTASILASVKEQEAQFEKLTRALEEERRHVSAQLERVRVSPQDAGPGLANGTLTRRHQNGRFLGDADLERQKYPDLKLNGPQDHSHLLYSTIPRMQDPGQIVEETYTMEEDPEGAMSVVSVETSDDGTTRRTETTVKKVVKTVTTRTVQQVPVGPDGLPLETSPITSNYVQTMDRNFRKNGNGGPGSYLSQPGTATLPRNYHYPDGYGRPYEDGYPGSDHSYGSLSRVTRIDERYRAPMDTYRAPSRQDIYGPQPQVRVGGSNMDLNHFHPEPYGLEDDQRSVGFEDVDYGLMSDYGTARRAGTPSDPRRRLRSYEDMLVDEVAPDRYYWAPLAQHERGSLASLDSLRKGGPAPGNWRQPELPEVIAMLSFRLDAVKSNAAAYLQHLCYRNDKVKTEVRKLKGIPVLVGLLDHPKKEVHYGACGALKNISFGKDQDNKIAIKNCDGVPALVRLLRKAHDMDLTEVITGTLWNLSSHDSIKMAIVDHALHALTDEVVIPRSGWEREPNEDSKPRHIEWESVLTNTAGCLRNVSSERSEARRKLRECDGLVDALIYIVQSEIGQKDSDSKLVENCVCLLRNLSYQVHREIPHAERYQETPLAPANNAGPHAASCFGAKKGKDEWFSRGKKLPEDPGADTVDFPKRTTPAKGYELLFQPEVVRIYISLLKESKTPAILEASAGAIQNLCAGSWTYGRYIRSALRQEKGLSAIADLLTHDSERVVKAASGALRNLAVDLRNKELIGKHAIPNLVKNLPGGQQTPAKNLSEDTVVSILNTINEVIVDNLEAAKKLRETQGIEKLVLINKSGNRSEREVRAAALVLQTVWGYKELRKPLEKEGWKKSDFQVNLSNASRTQGGNSFDDSTLPLIDRNQKSDKKSSREEIQMSNMGPDNYSTLNERDHSRTLDRSGDLGDMEPVKAAPLMQKI, encoded by the exons ATGGACGACTCGGAAGTGGAGTCGACCGCCAGCATCCTTGCCTCTGTCAAGGAGCAGGAGGCACAGTTCGAGAAGCTGACCCGGGCGCTTGAGGAGGAACGGCGCCATGTCTCAGCTCAACTGGAACGAGTCCGGGTCTCCCCACAGGACGCCGGCCCGGGCTTGGCCAACGGCACGCTCACCCGGCGGCACCAG AACGGCCGTTTCTTGGGCGATGCTGACCTGGAAAGGCAGAAATACCCAGATCTGAAGCTCAACGGGCCACAG GACCACAGCCACCTCTTGTACAGCACGATCCCCAGGATGCAGGACCCGGGCCAGATCGTGGAGGAGACATACACCATGGAGGAGGACCCAGAAGGGGCCATGTCAGTCGTGTCTGTGGAGACATCAGACGATGGGACAACTCGGCGTACAGAGACCACG GTGAAGAAAGTGGTGAAGACTGTGACCACCCGGACAGTGCAGCAGGTGCCGGTGGGGCCTGATGGGTTGCCTTTGGAAACCTCCCCCATCACCAGCAACTACGTCCAGACCATGGACAGGAACTTCCGCAAGAATGGCAATGGGGGCCCCGGCAGCTACCTGAGCCAGCCGGGCACGGCCACCCTCCCTCGTAATTACCACTACCCCGATGGCTACGGCCGCCCCTACGAGGACGGCTACCCGGGCAGCGATCACAGCTACGGCAGCCTGTCGCGTGTCACCCGCATCGACGAGCGCTACCGGGCCCCCATGGACACCTACCGGGCCCCCAGCCGCCAGGACATCTACGGCCCCCAGCCGCAGGTGCGCGTCGGGGGCAGCAACATGGACCTCAACCACTTCCACCCCGAGCCATATGGCCTGGAGGATGACCAGCGCAGCGTGGGCTTCGAAGATGTGGACTACGGGCTTATGTCTGACTACGGCACGGCCAGGCGGGCCGGGACCCCGTCTGATCCTCGGCGGCGGCTCAG GAGTTATGAAGACATGCTGGTCGATGAGGTGGCCCCCGACCGGTACTACTGGGCTCCTCTGGCTCAGCACGAGCGGGGCAGCTTGGCTAGTCTGGACAGCCTGCGGAAGGGCGGCCCAGCCCCGGGCAACTGGCGCCAGCCAGAGCTGCCGGAGGTCATAGCCATGCTGAGCTTCCGGCTGGACGCCGTCAAGTCCAATGCAGCTGCCTACCTGCAGCACCTCTGCTACCGTAACGACAAGGTGAAGACCGAGGTGCGCAAGCTGAAGGGCATTCCCGTGCTGGTGGGATTGCTGGACCACCCCAAGAAAGAGGTGCACTATGGTGCCTGCGGAGCCCTCAAGAACATCTCCTTCGGCAAGGACCAAGACAATAAGATTGCCATCAAGAACTGCGATGGTGTACCTGCTCTGGTGCGCCTGCTGCGGAAGGCCCATGACATGGACCTCACGGAGGTCATCACAG GAACGCTGTGGAACCTGTCCTCGCACGACTCCATCAAGATGGCCATTGTGGATCACGCACTACACGCTCTGACCGATGAGGTGGTCATTCCCCGCTCGGGCTGGGAGCGGGAACCCAATGAGGACTCAAAACCCCGCCATATCGAGTGGGAGTCAGTGCTCACCAACACCGCTGGCTGCCTTAG gaATGTGAGCTCAGAGCGGAGCGAGGCCCGTCGGAAGCTGCGGGAATGTGATGGTCTGGTGGATGCCCTGATCTACATCGTCCAGTCTGAGATTGGCCAGAAGGACTCGGACAGCAAG CTGGTGGAGAACTGTGTGTGCCTGCTGAGAAACTTGTCCTACCAAGTCCACCGTGAGATCCCCCATGCAGAGCGCTACCAGGAGACCCCTCTGGCCCCCGCCAACAACGCTGGGCCCCACGCAGCGAGCTGCTTCGGTGCCAAGAAGGGCAAAG ACGAATGGTTCTCCAGAG GCAAAAAGCTCCCGGAAGACCCTGGTGCCGACACAGTGGATTTTCCCAAAAGAACAACTCCAGCCAAAG GCTATGAGCTCCTCTTCCAGCCAGAAGTGGTCCGGATATACATCTCCCTTCTAAAGGAAAGCAAGACTCCGGCTATCCTGGAGGCTTCGGCAGGAGCCATACAGAACCTGTGCGCTGGCAGCTGGACG TACGGCCGGTACATCCGCTCGGCCCTGCGCCAGGAGAAGGGGCTCTCCGCCATCGCTGACCTCCTGACCCACGACAGCGAGCGAGTGGTGAAAGCGGCCTCCGGGGCCCTGCGCAACCTGGCTGTCGACTTGCGTAACAAAGAGCTGATAG GTAAACATGCCATCCCCAACCTAGTGAAGAACCTGCCCGGAGGCCAGCAGACCCCAGCCAAAAACCTCTCTGAGGACACAGTGGTGTCAATCCTCAACACCATCAATGAAGTAATTGTGGACAACCTCGAGGCTGCCAAGAAGCTGCGGGAAACACAGGGGATTGAGAAGTTGGTGCTAATCAACAAATCTGG GAACCGCTCAGAGAGAGAAGTCCGAGCAGCCGCCCTTGTCTTGCAGACAGTCTGGGGATATAAAGAGCTGCGGAAGCCCCTCGAGAAGGAGGGCTGGAAGAAGTCAGATTTCCAG GTGAACCTGAGCAATGCGTCCCGAACCCAGGGAGGCAACTCATTTGATGACAGCACCTTGCCTCTCATCGACAGGAACCAAAAATCAG ACAAGAAGTCCTCCCGGGAAGAGATCCAGATGAGCAACATGGGACCAG aCAACTATTCCACACTCAATGAGAGGGACCACAGCAGGACACTGGACCGATCCGGTGACCTCGGAGATATGGAGCCGGTGAAGGCAGCGCCGTTGATG cagaagaTCTAG
- the CTNND1 gene encoding catenin delta-1 isoform X4, producing the protein MDDSEVESTASILASVKEQEAQFEKLTRALEEERRHVSAQLERVRVSPQDAGPGLANGTLTRRHQNGRFLGDADLERQKYPDLKLNGPQDHSHLLYSTIPRMQDPGQIVEETYTMEEDPEGAMSVVSVETSDDGTTRRTETTVKKVVKTVTTRTVQQVPVGPDGLPLETSPITSNYVQTMDRNFRKNGNGGPGSYLSQPGTATLPRNYHYPDGYGRPYEDGYPGSDHSYGSLSRVTRIDERYRAPMDTYRAPSRQDIYGPQPQVRVGGSNMDLNHFHPEPYGLEDDQRSVGFEDVDYGLMSDYGTARRAGTPSDPRRRLRSYEDMLVDEVAPDRYYWAPLAQHERGSLASLDSLRKGGPAPGNWRQPELPEVIAMLSFRLDAVKSNAAAYLQHLCYRNDKVKTEVRKLKGIPVLVGLLDHPKKEVHYGACGALKNISFGKDQDNKIAIKNCDGVPALVRLLRKAHDMDLTEVITGTLWNLSSHDSIKMAIVDHALHALTDEVVIPRSGWEREPNEDSKPRHIEWESVLTNTAGCLRNVSSERSEARRKLRECDGLVDALIYIVQSEIGQKDSDSKLVENCVCLLRNLSYQVHREIPHAERYQETPLAPANNAGPHAASCFGAKKGKDEWFSRGKKLPEDPGADTVDFPKRTTPAKGYELLFQPEVVRIYISLLKESKTPAILEASAGAIQNLCAGSWTYGRYIRSALRQEKGLSAIADLLTHDSERVVKAASGALRNLAVDLRNKELIGKHAIPNLVKNLPGGQQTPAKNLSEDTVVSILNTINEVIVDNLEAAKKLRETQGIEKLVLINKSGNRSEREVRAAALVLQTVWGYKELRKPLEKEGWKKSDFQVNLSNASRTQGGNSFDDSTLPLIDRNQKSDKKSSREEIQMSNMGPDNYSTLNERDHSRTLDRSGDLGDMEPVKAAPLMKI; encoded by the exons ATGGACGACTCGGAAGTGGAGTCGACCGCCAGCATCCTTGCCTCTGTCAAGGAGCAGGAGGCACAGTTCGAGAAGCTGACCCGGGCGCTTGAGGAGGAACGGCGCCATGTCTCAGCTCAACTGGAACGAGTCCGGGTCTCCCCACAGGACGCCGGCCCGGGCTTGGCCAACGGCACGCTCACCCGGCGGCACCAG AACGGCCGTTTCTTGGGCGATGCTGACCTGGAAAGGCAGAAATACCCAGATCTGAAGCTCAACGGGCCACAG GACCACAGCCACCTCTTGTACAGCACGATCCCCAGGATGCAGGACCCGGGCCAGATCGTGGAGGAGACATACACCATGGAGGAGGACCCAGAAGGGGCCATGTCAGTCGTGTCTGTGGAGACATCAGACGATGGGACAACTCGGCGTACAGAGACCACG GTGAAGAAAGTGGTGAAGACTGTGACCACCCGGACAGTGCAGCAGGTGCCGGTGGGGCCTGATGGGTTGCCTTTGGAAACCTCCCCCATCACCAGCAACTACGTCCAGACCATGGACAGGAACTTCCGCAAGAATGGCAATGGGGGCCCCGGCAGCTACCTGAGCCAGCCGGGCACGGCCACCCTCCCTCGTAATTACCACTACCCCGATGGCTACGGCCGCCCCTACGAGGACGGCTACCCGGGCAGCGATCACAGCTACGGCAGCCTGTCGCGTGTCACCCGCATCGACGAGCGCTACCGGGCCCCCATGGACACCTACCGGGCCCCCAGCCGCCAGGACATCTACGGCCCCCAGCCGCAGGTGCGCGTCGGGGGCAGCAACATGGACCTCAACCACTTCCACCCCGAGCCATATGGCCTGGAGGATGACCAGCGCAGCGTGGGCTTCGAAGATGTGGACTACGGGCTTATGTCTGACTACGGCACGGCCAGGCGGGCCGGGACCCCGTCTGATCCTCGGCGGCGGCTCAG GAGTTATGAAGACATGCTGGTCGATGAGGTGGCCCCCGACCGGTACTACTGGGCTCCTCTGGCTCAGCACGAGCGGGGCAGCTTGGCTAGTCTGGACAGCCTGCGGAAGGGCGGCCCAGCCCCGGGCAACTGGCGCCAGCCAGAGCTGCCGGAGGTCATAGCCATGCTGAGCTTCCGGCTGGACGCCGTCAAGTCCAATGCAGCTGCCTACCTGCAGCACCTCTGCTACCGTAACGACAAGGTGAAGACCGAGGTGCGCAAGCTGAAGGGCATTCCCGTGCTGGTGGGATTGCTGGACCACCCCAAGAAAGAGGTGCACTATGGTGCCTGCGGAGCCCTCAAGAACATCTCCTTCGGCAAGGACCAAGACAATAAGATTGCCATCAAGAACTGCGATGGTGTACCTGCTCTGGTGCGCCTGCTGCGGAAGGCCCATGACATGGACCTCACGGAGGTCATCACAG GAACGCTGTGGAACCTGTCCTCGCACGACTCCATCAAGATGGCCATTGTGGATCACGCACTACACGCTCTGACCGATGAGGTGGTCATTCCCCGCTCGGGCTGGGAGCGGGAACCCAATGAGGACTCAAAACCCCGCCATATCGAGTGGGAGTCAGTGCTCACCAACACCGCTGGCTGCCTTAG gaATGTGAGCTCAGAGCGGAGCGAGGCCCGTCGGAAGCTGCGGGAATGTGATGGTCTGGTGGATGCCCTGATCTACATCGTCCAGTCTGAGATTGGCCAGAAGGACTCGGACAGCAAG CTGGTGGAGAACTGTGTGTGCCTGCTGAGAAACTTGTCCTACCAAGTCCACCGTGAGATCCCCCATGCAGAGCGCTACCAGGAGACCCCTCTGGCCCCCGCCAACAACGCTGGGCCCCACGCAGCGAGCTGCTTCGGTGCCAAGAAGGGCAAAG ACGAATGGTTCTCCAGAG GCAAAAAGCTCCCGGAAGACCCTGGTGCCGACACAGTGGATTTTCCCAAAAGAACAACTCCAGCCAAAG GCTATGAGCTCCTCTTCCAGCCAGAAGTGGTCCGGATATACATCTCCCTTCTAAAGGAAAGCAAGACTCCGGCTATCCTGGAGGCTTCGGCAGGAGCCATACAGAACCTGTGCGCTGGCAGCTGGACG TACGGCCGGTACATCCGCTCGGCCCTGCGCCAGGAGAAGGGGCTCTCCGCCATCGCTGACCTCCTGACCCACGACAGCGAGCGAGTGGTGAAAGCGGCCTCCGGGGCCCTGCGCAACCTGGCTGTCGACTTGCGTAACAAAGAGCTGATAG GTAAACATGCCATCCCCAACCTAGTGAAGAACCTGCCCGGAGGCCAGCAGACCCCAGCCAAAAACCTCTCTGAGGACACAGTGGTGTCAATCCTCAACACCATCAATGAAGTAATTGTGGACAACCTCGAGGCTGCCAAGAAGCTGCGGGAAACACAGGGGATTGAGAAGTTGGTGCTAATCAACAAATCTGG GAACCGCTCAGAGAGAGAAGTCCGAGCAGCCGCCCTTGTCTTGCAGACAGTCTGGGGATATAAAGAGCTGCGGAAGCCCCTCGAGAAGGAGGGCTGGAAGAAGTCAGATTTCCAG GTGAACCTGAGCAATGCGTCCCGAACCCAGGGAGGCAACTCATTTGATGACAGCACCTTGCCTCTCATCGACAGGAACCAAAAATCAG ACAAGAAGTCCTCCCGGGAAGAGATCCAGATGAGCAACATGGGACCAG aCAACTATTCCACACTCAATGAGAGGGACCACAGCAGGACACTGGACCGATCCGGTGACCTCGGAGATATGGAGCCGGTGAAGGCAGCGCCGTTGATG aagaTCTAG